A region from the Methanobrevibacter arboriphilus JCM 13429 = DSM 1125 genome encodes:
- a CDS encoding diphthine--ammonia ligase, with the protein MNSAVLFSGGKDSTMACYEAIKNGDNISYLLSMESENDESYMFHIPNIHLTELIAEAMNIPIIRANTKGLKEEELVDLKENLEILKNKGVEAIYTGALFSVYQKSRIDKICEDLGLKSISPLWHVDEEEYMKKIVDLGFEVIITGVFAYGLDESWLGRKIDYDAIDELNEIKDKYKINIAFEGGEAETLVIDGPIFKKRIEIEDAERIWNNDNGIFHVKKAYLVDKQ; encoded by the coding sequence AAAAATGGTGATAATATTTCATATTTATTATCAATGGAATCTGAAAATGATGAGTCATATATGTTTCATATACCTAATATCCATCTAACTGAATTAATTGCTGAAGCTATGAATATCCCCATTATTAGAGCTAATACAAAAGGTTTAAAAGAAGAAGAACTTGTAGATCTTAAAGAAAACTTAGAAATTCTTAAAAATAAAGGTGTAGAAGCAATTTACACTGGTGCTCTTTTTTCAGTCTATCAGAAATCAAGAATTGATAAAATATGTGAAGATTTAGGATTAAAATCAATTTCACCTCTATGGCATGTTGATGAAGAAGAATATATGAAAAAGATAGTTGATTTAGGGTTTGAAGTGATAATAACTGGAGTTTTTGCTTATGGGCTTGATGAGTCATGGCTTGGTAGAAAAATTGATTATGATGCAATTGATGAATTAAATGAGATTAAAGACAAGTATAAAATAAACATTGCATTTGAAGGTGGAGAAGCAGAAACATTAGTTATTGATGGACCAATTTTTAAAAAAAGAATAGAAATAGAAGATGCTGAAAGGATATGGAATAATGATAATGGAATTTTTCATGTTAAAAAAGCATATTTAGTAGATAAGCAGTGA